One stretch of Nocardioides perillae DNA includes these proteins:
- the pepN gene encoding aminopeptidase N produces MPGTNLTREEAATRAALLDVASYAVELDLTTGEQTFGSTTTIRFTCREPGAATFADLVGATVHEIVLNGETVDPAAYADSRIALTGLAADNELVVRADCTYSRTGEGLHRFVDPADDRVYLYSQFEVPDARRVYTTFEQPDLKATFTFTVTAPAHWKVVSNAPTPAPEPVEGTESAVWRFPETERMSTYITALVAGEYHEVLDTYEGAHGTIPLGHYCRQSIKEQLDVDELVELTKQGFAFFEDAFDFPYPFGKYDQLYVPEYNMGAMENAGCVTFRDEYLPRSRQVHAFYEQRANTVLHEMAHMWFGDLVTMKWWDDLWLNESFAEWASHHAMVSATKYTEAWTGFTNARKNWAYRQDQLPSTHPIAADNHDLAAVEVNFDGITYAKGASTLKQLVAWVGIDEFLAGLREYFRAHQFANSEFGDLLAALERSSGRELDSWAREWLQTSGVNTLSAAFEVDEAGAFRSFAVQQSAAEAFPTIRRHRIGIGLYDLVEGRVVRRSVVETDVAGERTEVPELVGERQPDLVLLNDGDLTYAKIRLDERSLATAVEHVDAVEDSLARALLWGAAWDMTRDAEMSTKDFVALVLRGIGTETDLTAVSRLPLYARTAVNLYSDPAGRTELKATWERGLRGLLESADPGSDHQLAFARAYASAAHTDEGLDLVAALLDGSATVEGLTVDTDLRWTLLTALATHGRADEARIGEELSRDNTISGQERAAMARTVRPTAEAKAQAWRDAIERDDVPNETQRQIAYAFPTAGQEELLEPYLEKYLQMAETVWEERGTQRASTVLEYMFPMPLVSPATVERVQTWLEHSRANPAAKRYVREGLDDMQRALAAQERDRA; encoded by the coding sequence ATGCCTGGAACCAACCTGACCCGCGAGGAGGCCGCCACCCGCGCCGCCCTCCTCGACGTCGCGTCGTACGCCGTCGAGCTCGACCTCACCACGGGCGAGCAGACCTTCGGGTCCACCACGACCATCCGGTTCACCTGCCGCGAGCCCGGCGCCGCGACCTTCGCCGACCTGGTCGGCGCGACGGTGCACGAGATCGTGCTGAACGGGGAGACGGTCGACCCCGCGGCCTACGCCGACAGCCGGATCGCGCTGACCGGGCTGGCAGCCGACAACGAGCTCGTGGTGCGGGCCGACTGCACCTACAGCCGCACCGGCGAGGGCCTGCACCGCTTCGTCGACCCGGCCGACGACCGCGTCTACCTCTACTCCCAGTTCGAGGTGCCGGACGCCCGCCGCGTCTACACCACCTTCGAGCAGCCCGACCTCAAGGCCACCTTCACCTTCACGGTCACCGCGCCCGCCCACTGGAAGGTCGTCTCGAACGCGCCGACCCCCGCACCCGAGCCCGTCGAGGGCACCGAGTCGGCCGTCTGGCGCTTCCCCGAGACCGAGCGGATGTCGACCTACATCACCGCCCTGGTCGCCGGCGAGTACCACGAGGTGCTCGACACCTACGAGGGCGCGCACGGCACGATCCCGCTCGGCCACTACTGCCGCCAGTCGATCAAGGAGCAGCTCGACGTCGACGAGCTCGTCGAGCTGACCAAGCAGGGCTTCGCCTTCTTCGAGGACGCCTTCGACTTCCCCTACCCCTTCGGCAAGTACGACCAGCTCTACGTGCCGGAGTACAACATGGGCGCGATGGAGAACGCGGGCTGCGTGACCTTCCGCGACGAGTACCTCCCCCGCTCCCGCCAGGTGCACGCGTTCTACGAGCAGCGCGCCAACACCGTCCTGCACGAGATGGCCCACATGTGGTTCGGCGACCTCGTGACCATGAAGTGGTGGGACGACCTCTGGCTCAACGAGTCGTTCGCGGAGTGGGCCAGCCACCACGCGATGGTGAGCGCCACGAAGTACACCGAGGCGTGGACCGGCTTCACCAACGCCCGCAAGAACTGGGCCTACCGCCAGGACCAGCTGCCCTCGACCCACCCCATCGCGGCCGACAACCACGACCTGGCGGCCGTCGAGGTCAACTTCGACGGCATCACCTACGCCAAGGGCGCCTCCACGCTGAAGCAGCTCGTCGCCTGGGTCGGCATCGACGAGTTCCTCGCCGGGCTGCGGGAGTACTTCCGCGCCCACCAGTTCGCCAACTCGGAGTTCGGCGACCTGCTCGCCGCGCTCGAGCGCTCCTCCGGCCGCGAGCTCGACAGCTGGGCGCGCGAGTGGCTGCAGACCTCCGGGGTCAACACGCTGTCCGCCGCCTTCGAGGTCGACGAGGCGGGCGCCTTCCGCTCCTTCGCCGTGCAGCAGAGCGCCGCCGAGGCGTTCCCGACCATCCGCCGACACCGCATCGGCATCGGGCTCTACGACCTCGTCGAGGGCCGCGTCGTGCGCCGCTCGGTGGTCGAGACCGACGTGGCGGGCGAGCGCACCGAGGTGCCGGAGCTGGTCGGTGAGCGCCAGCCCGACCTCGTGCTGCTCAACGACGGCGACCTCACCTACGCCAAGATCCGCCTCGACGAGCGCTCGCTCGCGACCGCCGTCGAGCACGTCGACGCGGTCGAGGACTCCCTCGCCCGCGCGCTGCTCTGGGGCGCGGCCTGGGACATGACCCGCGACGCGGAGATGAGCACCAAGGACTTCGTCGCGCTCGTGCTGCGCGGCATCGGCACCGAGACCGACCTCACCGCCGTCAGCCGGCTGCCGCTCTACGCCCGCACGGCGGTCAACCTCTACTCCGACCCGGCGGGCCGGACCGAGCTCAAGGCGACGTGGGAGCGCGGCCTGCGCGGCCTGCTCGAGTCGGCGGACCCGGGCTCGGACCACCAGCTCGCCTTCGCCCGGGCCTACGCCTCCGCGGCGCACACCGACGAGGGGCTCGACCTGGTCGCCGCCCTGCTCGACGGGTCGGCCACGGTCGAGGGGCTCACCGTCGACACCGACCTGCGCTGGACCCTGCTGACCGCGCTCGCCACCCACGGGCGCGCCGACGAGGCGCGGATCGGCGAGGAGCTGAGCCGCGACAACACCATCTCCGGCCAGGAGCGGGCGGCGATGGCGCGCACGGTGCGGCCCACCGCCGAGGCGAAGGCGCAGGCCTGGCGCGACGCGATCGAGCGCGACGACGTCCCCAACGAGACCCAGCGCCAGATCGCGTACGCCTTCCCCACCGCCGGTCAGGAGGAGCTGCTCGAGCCCTACCTCGAGAAGTACCTCCAGATGGCGGAGACGGTCTGGGAGGAGCGCGGCACGCAGCGCGCCTCGACGGTGCTCGAGTACATGTTCCCGATGCCGCTGGTCTCCCCCGCCACCGTCGAGCGGGTGCAGACCTGGCTCGAGCACAGCCGCGCCAACCCCGCGGCGAAGCGCTACGTCCGCGAGGGCCTCGACGACATGCAGCGCGCCCTGGCCGCCCAGGAGCGCGACCGGGCCTGA